Proteins encoded together in one Mastomys coucha isolate ucsf_1 unplaced genomic scaffold, UCSF_Mcou_1 pScaffold16, whole genome shotgun sequence window:
- the Npr1 gene encoding atrial natriuretic peptide receptor 1 isoform X1 — MPGSRRVRPRLRALLLLPPLLLLRGGHAGDLTVAVVLPLTNTSYPWSWARVGPAVELALERVKARPDLLPGWTVRMVLGSSENAAGVCSDTAAPLAAVDLKWEHSPAVFLGPGCVYSAAPVGRFTAHWRVPLLTAGAPALGIGVKDEYALTTRTGPSHVKLGDFVTALHRRLGWEHQALVLYADRLGDDRPCFFIVEGLYMRVRERLNITVNHQEFVEGDPDHYTKLLRTVQRKGRVIYICSSPDAFRNLMLLALDAGLTGEDYVFFHLDVFGQSLQGAQGPVPRKPWERGDGQDRRARQAFQAAKIITYKDPDNPEYSEFLKQLKRLADEKFNFTMEEGLKNIIPASFHDGLLLYAQAVTETLAQGGTVTDGENITQRMWNRSFQGVTGYLKIDRNGDRDTDFSLWDMDPETGAFRAVLNFNGTSQELMAVSEHKLYWPLGYPPPDVPKCGFDNENPACNQDHFSTLEVLALVGSLSLISFLIVSFFIYRKMQLEKELVSELWRVRWEDLQPSSLERHLRSAGSRLTLSGRGSNYGSLLTTEGQFQVFAKTAYYKGNLVAVKRVNRKRIELTRKVLFELKHMRDVQNEHLTRFVGACTDPPNICILTEYCPRGSLQDILENESITLDWMFRYSLTNDIVKGMLFLHNGAICSHGNLKSSNCVVDGRFVLKITDYGLESFRDPEPEQGHTLFAKKLWTAPELLRMASPPARGSQAGDVYSFGIILQEIALRSGVFYVEGLDLSPKEIIERVTRGEQPPFRPSMDLQSHLEELGQLMQRCWAEDPQERPPFQQIRLALRKFNKENSSNILDNLLSRMEQYANNLEELVEERTQAYLEEKRKAEALLYQILPHSVAEQLKRGETVQAEAFDSVTIYFSDIVGFTALSAESTPMQVVTLLNDLYTCFDAVIDNFDVYKVETIGDAYMVVSGLPVRNGQLHAREVARMALALLDAVRSFRIRHRPQEQLRLRIGIHTGPVCAGVVGLKMPRYCLFGDTVNTASRMESNGEALKIHLSSETKAVLEEFDGFELELRGDVEMKGKGKVRTYWLLGERGCSTRG, encoded by the exons ATGCCGGGTTCCCGACGCGTCCGTCCGCGCCTAAgggcgctgctgctgctgccgccgctgctTCTGCTCCGGGGCGGCCACGCGGGCGACCTGACCGTGGCTGTGGTGCTGCCGCTGACGAACACCTCGTACCCGTGGTCCTGGGCGCGCGTGGGGCCGGCCGTGGAACTGGCTCTCGAGCGGGTGAAGGCTCGGCCGGACTTGCTGCCGGGTTGGACGGTCCGCATGGTGCTGGGCAGCAGCGAGAACGCGGCGGGCGTCTGCTCAGACACCGCCGCGCCGCTGGCCGCGGTGGACCTCAAGTGGGAGCACAGCCCCGCCGTGTTCCTGGGCCCCGGCTGCGTGTATTCCGCTGCCCCGGTGGGGCGCTTCACCGCGCACTGGCGGGTGCCGCTGCTGACCGCCGGTGCCCCGGCTTTGGGCATCGGGGTCAAGGATGAGTACGCGCTAACCACCCGCACGGGACCTAGCCACGTCAAGCTGGGCGATTTCGTGACGGCGCTGCATCGACGGCTGGGCTGGGAGCACCAGGCGCTGGTGCTCTATGCAGATCGGCTGGGCGACGACCGGCCTTGCTTCTTCATAGTGGAGGGGCTATACATGCGGGTGCGCGAGCGCCTCAACATAACAGTGAATCACCAGGAGTTCGTCGAGGGCGACCCGGACCACTACACCAAGCTACTGCGGACCGTGCAGCGGAAGGGCAGAG tTATCTACATCTGCAGTTCTCCAGATGCCTTCAGGAATCTGATGCTTCTGGCCCTGGATGCTGGCCTGACTGGGGAGGACTATGTTTTCTTCCACCTGGATGTGTTTGGGCAAAGCCTTCAGGGTGCTCAGGGCCCTGTTCCCCGGAAGCCCTGGGAAAGGGGAGATGGGCAGGACAGGAGAGCCCGCCAGGCCTTTCAG GCTGCCAAAATTATTACTTACAAAGATCCCGATAATCCCGAGTACTCGGAATTCCTGAAGCAGCTAAAACGCTTGGCTGACGAGAAGTTCAACTTCACCATGGAGGAAGGCCTg AAAAATATCATCCCAGCCTCCTTCCACGATGGGCTCCTGCTCTATGCCCAGGCAGTGACAGAGACTCTGGCACAGGGGGGCACTGTCACTGATGGAGAGAACATCACTCAGCGAATGTGGAATCGAAGCTTCCAAG GTGTGACAGGATACCTGAAAATTGATAGAAATGGAGATCGGGACACTGATTTCTCCCTCTGGGATATGGATCCAGAGACTGGTGCCTTCAGG GCTGTCCTGAACTTTAATGGTACTTCCCAGGAGCTGATGGCTGTGTCAGAACACAAATTATACTGGCCTCTGGGATACCCACCTCCTGACGTCCCTAAATGTGGCTTTGACAATGAGAACCCAGCCTGCAACCAAG ACCACTTTTCCACACTGGAGGTTCTGGCTTTGGTGGGCAGCCTCTCTCTGATTAGCTTTCTGATTGTGTCTTTCTTCATATACAG GAAGATGCAGCTGGAAAAGGAGCTGGTGTCAGAGTTGTGGCGGGTGCGCTGGGAGGACTTGCAGCCCAGCAGCCTGGAGAGGCACCTTCGGAGCGCTGGCAGCCGGCTGACCCTGAGCGGG CGAGGCTCCAATTATGGCTCCCTACTAACCACGGAGGGTCAGTTCCAAGTCTTTGCCAAGACAGCATACTATAAG GGTAACCTTGTGGCTGTGAAACGTGTGAACCGGAAACGCATTGAGTTGACGCGGAAAGTCCTGTTTGAACTTAAACAT ATGCGGGATGTGCAGAATGAGCACTTGACCAGATTTGTGGGTGCTTGTACCGACCCTCCCAACATCTGTATCCTCACAGAGTACTGTCCCCGTGGGAGCCTACAG GACATTCTAGAGAATGAGAGTATTACGCTGGACTGGATGTTTCGGTACTCACTCACCAATGACATTGTCAAG GGAATGCTCTTTCTACACAATGGGGCCATTTGTTCCCATGGGAACCTCAAGTCATCCAACTGCGTGGTAGATGGGCGCTTTGTGTTAAAGATCACAGACTATGGGCTTGAGAGCTTCAGAGACCCGGAGCCAGAGCAAGGACACACCCTCTTTGCCA AAAAATTGTGGACGGCACCTGAGCTCCTGCGAATGGCTTCGCCACCTGCCCGTGGCTCCCAAGCTGGGGATGTGTACAGCTTTGGTATCATCCTTCAGGAGATTGCCTTAAGAAGTGGGGTCTTCTATGTGGAAGGTTTGGACCTTAGCCCAAAAG AGATCATTGAGCGTGTGACTCGGGGTGAGCAGCCCCCATTTCGACCCTCCATGGATCTGCAGAGCCACCTAGAGGAACTGGGGCAGCTGATGCAGCGGTGCTGGGCAGAGGACCCACAGGAGCGGCCACCCTTTCAGCAGATCCGCCTGGCGCTGCGCAAGTTCAACAA GGAGAACAGTAGCAACATCCTGGACAACCTGCTGTCGCGCATGGAACAGTACGCCAACAACCTGGAGGAGCTGGTAGAGGAGAGAACACAGGCTTATCTGGAGGAGAAGCGCAAAGCTGAGGCTTTGCTTTACCAGATTCTGCCTCA CTCTGTGGCTGAGCAGCTGAAGAGAGGCGAGACAGTGCAGGCTGAGGCCTTTGATAGTGTTACTATCTACTTCAGTGATATCGTGGGCTTTACAGCTCTTTCAGCAGAGAGCACACCCATGCAG GTAGTGACCCTGCTCAATGATCTGTACACCTGTTTTGATGCTGTCATAGACAACTTTGATGTGTACAAG GTGGAAACCATTGGTGATGCTTACATGGTGGTGTCAGGGCTCCCAGTGCGGAATGGACAGCTCCATGCCCGAGAGGTGGCCCGAATGGCACTTGCACTGCTGGATGCTGTACGCTCCTTTCGCATCCGCCATAGGCCCCAGGAACAGCTGCGCTTGCGCATTGGAATCCACACAG GTCCCGTGTGTGCTGGCGTTGTAGGGCTAAAGATGCCCCGGTACTGCCTCTTTGGAGACACGGTCAACACAGCTTCAAGAATGGAGTCTAATGGGGAAG CCCTCAAGATCCACTTGTCTTCGGAGACCAAGGCTGTGCTGGAAGAGTTCGACGGTTTTGAGCTGGAGCTCCGAGGGGATGTGGAAATGAAG GGCAAAGGCAAGGTTCGGACCTACTGGCTCCTAGGAGAGCGGGGATGTAGCACGAGAGGCTGA
- the Npr1 gene encoding atrial natriuretic peptide receptor 1 isoform X2: MPGSRRVRPRLRALLLLPPLLLLRGGHAGDLTVAVVLPLTNTSYPWSWARVGPAVELALERVKARPDLLPGWTVRMVLGSSENAAGVCSDTAAPLAAVDLKWEHSPAVFLGPGCVYSAAPVGRFTAHWRVPLLTAGAPALGIGVKDEYALTTRTGPSHVKLGDFVTALHRRLGWEHQALVLYADRLGDDRPCFFIVEGLYMRVRERLNITVNHQEFVEGDPDHYTKLLRTVQRKGRVIYICSSPDAFRNLMLLALDAGLTGEDYVFFHLDVFGQSLQGAQGPVPRKPWERGDGQDRRARQAFQAAKIITYKDPDNPEYSEFLKQLKRLADEKFNFTMEEGLKNIIPASFHDGLLLYAQAVTETLAQGGTVTDGENITQRMWNRSFQGVTGYLKIDRNGDRDTDFSLWDMDPETGAFRELMAVSEHKLYWPLGYPPPDVPKCGFDNENPACNQDHFSTLEVLALVGSLSLISFLIVSFFIYRKMQLEKELVSELWRVRWEDLQPSSLERHLRSAGSRLTLSGRGSNYGSLLTTEGQFQVFAKTAYYKGNLVAVKRVNRKRIELTRKVLFELKHMRDVQNEHLTRFVGACTDPPNICILTEYCPRGSLQDILENESITLDWMFRYSLTNDIVKGMLFLHNGAICSHGNLKSSNCVVDGRFVLKITDYGLESFRDPEPEQGHTLFAKKLWTAPELLRMASPPARGSQAGDVYSFGIILQEIALRSGVFYVEGLDLSPKEIIERVTRGEQPPFRPSMDLQSHLEELGQLMQRCWAEDPQERPPFQQIRLALRKFNKENSSNILDNLLSRMEQYANNLEELVEERTQAYLEEKRKAEALLYQILPHSVAEQLKRGETVQAEAFDSVTIYFSDIVGFTALSAESTPMQVVTLLNDLYTCFDAVIDNFDVYKVETIGDAYMVVSGLPVRNGQLHAREVARMALALLDAVRSFRIRHRPQEQLRLRIGIHTGPVCAGVVGLKMPRYCLFGDTVNTASRMESNGEALKIHLSSETKAVLEEFDGFELELRGDVEMKGKGKVRTYWLLGERGCSTRG, encoded by the exons ATGCCGGGTTCCCGACGCGTCCGTCCGCGCCTAAgggcgctgctgctgctgccgccgctgctTCTGCTCCGGGGCGGCCACGCGGGCGACCTGACCGTGGCTGTGGTGCTGCCGCTGACGAACACCTCGTACCCGTGGTCCTGGGCGCGCGTGGGGCCGGCCGTGGAACTGGCTCTCGAGCGGGTGAAGGCTCGGCCGGACTTGCTGCCGGGTTGGACGGTCCGCATGGTGCTGGGCAGCAGCGAGAACGCGGCGGGCGTCTGCTCAGACACCGCCGCGCCGCTGGCCGCGGTGGACCTCAAGTGGGAGCACAGCCCCGCCGTGTTCCTGGGCCCCGGCTGCGTGTATTCCGCTGCCCCGGTGGGGCGCTTCACCGCGCACTGGCGGGTGCCGCTGCTGACCGCCGGTGCCCCGGCTTTGGGCATCGGGGTCAAGGATGAGTACGCGCTAACCACCCGCACGGGACCTAGCCACGTCAAGCTGGGCGATTTCGTGACGGCGCTGCATCGACGGCTGGGCTGGGAGCACCAGGCGCTGGTGCTCTATGCAGATCGGCTGGGCGACGACCGGCCTTGCTTCTTCATAGTGGAGGGGCTATACATGCGGGTGCGCGAGCGCCTCAACATAACAGTGAATCACCAGGAGTTCGTCGAGGGCGACCCGGACCACTACACCAAGCTACTGCGGACCGTGCAGCGGAAGGGCAGAG tTATCTACATCTGCAGTTCTCCAGATGCCTTCAGGAATCTGATGCTTCTGGCCCTGGATGCTGGCCTGACTGGGGAGGACTATGTTTTCTTCCACCTGGATGTGTTTGGGCAAAGCCTTCAGGGTGCTCAGGGCCCTGTTCCCCGGAAGCCCTGGGAAAGGGGAGATGGGCAGGACAGGAGAGCCCGCCAGGCCTTTCAG GCTGCCAAAATTATTACTTACAAAGATCCCGATAATCCCGAGTACTCGGAATTCCTGAAGCAGCTAAAACGCTTGGCTGACGAGAAGTTCAACTTCACCATGGAGGAAGGCCTg AAAAATATCATCCCAGCCTCCTTCCACGATGGGCTCCTGCTCTATGCCCAGGCAGTGACAGAGACTCTGGCACAGGGGGGCACTGTCACTGATGGAGAGAACATCACTCAGCGAATGTGGAATCGAAGCTTCCAAG GTGTGACAGGATACCTGAAAATTGATAGAAATGGAGATCGGGACACTGATTTCTCCCTCTGGGATATGGATCCAGAGACTGGTGCCTTCAGG GAGCTGATGGCTGTGTCAGAACACAAATTATACTGGCCTCTGGGATACCCACCTCCTGACGTCCCTAAATGTGGCTTTGACAATGAGAACCCAGCCTGCAACCAAG ACCACTTTTCCACACTGGAGGTTCTGGCTTTGGTGGGCAGCCTCTCTCTGATTAGCTTTCTGATTGTGTCTTTCTTCATATACAG GAAGATGCAGCTGGAAAAGGAGCTGGTGTCAGAGTTGTGGCGGGTGCGCTGGGAGGACTTGCAGCCCAGCAGCCTGGAGAGGCACCTTCGGAGCGCTGGCAGCCGGCTGACCCTGAGCGGG CGAGGCTCCAATTATGGCTCCCTACTAACCACGGAGGGTCAGTTCCAAGTCTTTGCCAAGACAGCATACTATAAG GGTAACCTTGTGGCTGTGAAACGTGTGAACCGGAAACGCATTGAGTTGACGCGGAAAGTCCTGTTTGAACTTAAACAT ATGCGGGATGTGCAGAATGAGCACTTGACCAGATTTGTGGGTGCTTGTACCGACCCTCCCAACATCTGTATCCTCACAGAGTACTGTCCCCGTGGGAGCCTACAG GACATTCTAGAGAATGAGAGTATTACGCTGGACTGGATGTTTCGGTACTCACTCACCAATGACATTGTCAAG GGAATGCTCTTTCTACACAATGGGGCCATTTGTTCCCATGGGAACCTCAAGTCATCCAACTGCGTGGTAGATGGGCGCTTTGTGTTAAAGATCACAGACTATGGGCTTGAGAGCTTCAGAGACCCGGAGCCAGAGCAAGGACACACCCTCTTTGCCA AAAAATTGTGGACGGCACCTGAGCTCCTGCGAATGGCTTCGCCACCTGCCCGTGGCTCCCAAGCTGGGGATGTGTACAGCTTTGGTATCATCCTTCAGGAGATTGCCTTAAGAAGTGGGGTCTTCTATGTGGAAGGTTTGGACCTTAGCCCAAAAG AGATCATTGAGCGTGTGACTCGGGGTGAGCAGCCCCCATTTCGACCCTCCATGGATCTGCAGAGCCACCTAGAGGAACTGGGGCAGCTGATGCAGCGGTGCTGGGCAGAGGACCCACAGGAGCGGCCACCCTTTCAGCAGATCCGCCTGGCGCTGCGCAAGTTCAACAA GGAGAACAGTAGCAACATCCTGGACAACCTGCTGTCGCGCATGGAACAGTACGCCAACAACCTGGAGGAGCTGGTAGAGGAGAGAACACAGGCTTATCTGGAGGAGAAGCGCAAAGCTGAGGCTTTGCTTTACCAGATTCTGCCTCA CTCTGTGGCTGAGCAGCTGAAGAGAGGCGAGACAGTGCAGGCTGAGGCCTTTGATAGTGTTACTATCTACTTCAGTGATATCGTGGGCTTTACAGCTCTTTCAGCAGAGAGCACACCCATGCAG GTAGTGACCCTGCTCAATGATCTGTACACCTGTTTTGATGCTGTCATAGACAACTTTGATGTGTACAAG GTGGAAACCATTGGTGATGCTTACATGGTGGTGTCAGGGCTCCCAGTGCGGAATGGACAGCTCCATGCCCGAGAGGTGGCCCGAATGGCACTTGCACTGCTGGATGCTGTACGCTCCTTTCGCATCCGCCATAGGCCCCAGGAACAGCTGCGCTTGCGCATTGGAATCCACACAG GTCCCGTGTGTGCTGGCGTTGTAGGGCTAAAGATGCCCCGGTACTGCCTCTTTGGAGACACGGTCAACACAGCTTCAAGAATGGAGTCTAATGGGGAAG CCCTCAAGATCCACTTGTCTTCGGAGACCAAGGCTGTGCTGGAAGAGTTCGACGGTTTTGAGCTGGAGCTCCGAGGGGATGTGGAAATGAAG GGCAAAGGCAAGGTTCGGACCTACTGGCTCCTAGGAGAGCGGGGATGTAGCACGAGAGGCTGA